In Glandiceps talaboti chromosome 14, keGlaTala1.1, whole genome shotgun sequence, a single genomic region encodes these proteins:
- the LOC144445699 gene encoding uncharacterized protein LOC144445699: MDHRRTTQAEVLRNVLGKVESKINISSILEEQREQDLFLAEYHDVRLHRYDIIPDGNSLFRAVAASFPGDQSAHRNLRNKVVDYIRENSSQFQNDITQNVDEYLATISQPGCPGGIPELKALSNVLDIKIIVLRGGTDEKELYFEEDYFGSTDGKQSTIYLSQLSNKHFDALFQTCLPNHTYEKWLSKQLHLIGCDNFTESDATCDGVTQSSGCRHDANSLLETNKGTLNRKRSDGNGDDVRRKRPKKSTISDFLVLVHEIAGEITDKECKRLTDLCSERIPRRALQDVKHPMDLFRLLIDQKLLSSDKKGLLGDLLKHIRRIDLVTKLDPKHPSINSVSDRIAWMVTFLKDEYKRHFKNFHPIPWNDEVSLSLTKIYTRLRVVENDNRGQYEKGEVLSNEHDIFEKSENGCSARCIKIDGGPAMGKSTFCRKLAYDWACDDLPQFELLFLLEMRHVSESKHRLEEIVFEQLMPKDVPITLSDLAAYVGHNQNSVLYLFDGFDEIKQKSKSNSDISDVIMRKMLPWCTVATTTRPHECDKDLKKCDVHFTIEGFTPDDAIGYIERYFSKATDQAQSLISKLKLRNVPTLPNAYWRESSHSDERRVNHYQRENVEDDVVIRFDEEFVGSSWEQGSAEDVEGESDEEFVGSSLEQGSAEDVEGESDGEFVGSSLEQGSAEDYEGEGDEESVVSSCEEGSVEDMRTVDGTERRIQYDLLCNPLHLSFLCLLWEEKQAIPALTTNVYSEILECILMRYCHKKDIELNNGNVPTHLKDEVTKLASLAYSVYSKGEMMLDGEKIQSPIIQSLGLLVRDTGMSRIKLQNLCFFYHKTWLEYFTALHVHNLVKEPSCDVESVIGSVKDYNQVVLFLAGFLKDKATVLLEMLGREMLTKSYQGYYDITEMLSFLLKCAYEACIDVKLLSQFIPNNLVMYDSPLKDHYDDTGISLRNHVKDRNQLGYVDSRVIPVCTICTIKKITNSYNDSEPPFTLSVDGDLSPEMTEKLITCSITNFRCICRTTKSIQALARTVEKCHHLKCLMLYCTINMYEADHEKKCDAIRNLFRSISLNGHIHAFHYTLFLKGPYIGKYSICPLPLTELIEKGPKAVSVVLIPRMHSMLSTVQSATDSSSTFRLQPSLHDLCKFVTQSKQTKRFTFYFYNKFFLGGQNTRLIQLMNALECASKTFTSIGLGGNLEHLQHEPYFIRALTGNDRITNLDLRVCINYSYVPDLIRNTKYLQLLNVHLPQNNDFVTVEHYQLLEEIVQAVRGDTNILRNITFVLPHISKLHLDKFLNQLISKSDRFTSTMLRSVTVEIPLKYRHDKDIVVTYLQNLCSQSQYVSMNVTDSVKVNKQRSFLRYTEGSLFSRETTLKIVIAMRTKDD; encoded by the exons ATGGATCATAGGAGAACAACCCAAGCAGAAGTCCTCAGAAATGTACTTGGCAAAGTagaatctaaaataaatatatcgTCAATACTCGAAGAACAACGTGAGCAAGATTTGTTCCTTGCAGAATATCATGATGTGAGACTACATAGGTATGATATTATTCCTGATGGAAATTCATTATTCCGTGCAGTTGCTGCATCATTCCCTGGTGACCAGTCAGCACATCGTAATCTGCGAAATAAAGTTGTTGACTATATCCGAGAAAACAGTTCACAATTTCAGAATGACATTACACAAAATGTTGATGAGTACCTGGCTACCATTTCACAACCTGGATGCCCTGGAGGAATCCCTGAACTCAAAGCACTTAGTAATGTATTAGATATAAAAATCATTGTCCTAAGAGGGGGCACTGACGAAAAGGAACTGTATTTTGAGGAGGACTATTTTGGATCAACTGATGGGAAACAGTCCACTATCTATCTGAGTCAGCTTAGTAACAAGCATTTTGATGCGTTATTCCAAACATGCTTACCAAACCATACATATGAGAAATGGCTATCCAAACAACTGCACCTCATCGGATGTGATAACTTTACAGAATCCGATGCAACTTGTGATGGTGTCACGCAGTCTTCTGGTTGCCGCCATGATGCAAACTCCCTGCTTGAAACAAATAAAG GTACGCTGAACAGAAAGCGTTCAGATGGTAATGGAGATGATGTCAGAAGAAAACGACCCAAAAAGTCTACCATCAGTGATTTCCTTGTATTAGTACATGAAATAGCTGGTGAAATTACAGATA AGGAGTGTAAAAGGCTGACAGACCTATGTTCAGAAAGGATACCTAGACGTGCTCTTCAGGATGTTAAACATCCAATGGATTTATTTCGTCTTCTTATTGACCAGAAACTACTGAGTTCTGACAAGAAAGGTCTCCTTGGTGATCTACTAAAACACATAAGGCGAATAGATCTAGTGACCAAGCTTGACCCTAAACACCCAAGCATTAATTCAG tTTCAGATAGAATTGCCTGGATGGTGACTTTCCTCAAAGATGAATATAAGAGACATTTCAAAAATTTTCATCCAATCCCATGGAATGATGAGGTGTCACTTAGTCTGACTAAAATCTACACCAGACTTAGAGTCGTTGAGAATGACAATAGAGGACAGTATGAGAAAGGAGAGGTACTTTCAAATGAGCATGATATTTTCGAAAAATCAGAAAATGGTTGTTCTGCTAGATGCATTAAGATCGATGGGGGTCCTGCAATGGGAAAGTCAACCTTCTGTAGGAAGCTGGCATATGATTGGGCATGTGATGATCTACCTCAGTTTGAGTTACTGTTTTTACTAGAAATGAGACATGTTTCAGAGAGTAAACACAGGCTAGAAGAAATTGTGTTTGAACAATTAATGCCTAAAGATGTACCTATCACACTCTCAGATCTTGCTGCTTACGTAGGGCACAACCAGAATTCAGTTTTATACTTATTTGACGGTTTTGATGAAATTAAACAAAAGTCAAAATCAAACTCTGATATTTCTGATGTAATCATGAGGAAAATGTTACCTTGGTGTACAGTTGCCACGACAACAAGGCCACATGAGTGTGACAAAGATTTGAAAAAGTGTgatgtacattttacaattgaGGGGTTCACACCTGATGATGCAATAGGTTATATTGAAAGATATTTTAGTAAGGCCACAGATCAAGCTCAAAGTCTTATTTCTAAGTTGAAGTTACGCAATGTACCAACACTGCCTAATGCATACTGGAGAGAGAGTAGTCACAGTGATGAAAGAAGGGTAAACCATTATCAGAGAGAAAATGTTGAGGATGATGTTGTGATAAGGTTTGACGAGGAATTTGTTGGCAGTAGTTGGGAGCAAGGCAGTGCTGAAGATGTTGAGGGAGAAAGTGATGAGGAATTTGTTGGTAGTAGTTTGGAGCAAGGCAGTGCTGAAGATGTTGAGGGAGAAAGTGATGGGGAATTTGTTGGTAGTAGTTTGGAGCAAGGCAGTGCTGAAGATTATGAGGGAGAAGGTGATGAGGAAAGTGTTGTAAGTAGTTGTGAGGAAGGAAGTGTAGAAGATATGAGGACTGTTGATGGGACAGAAAGACGAATTCAGTATGATCTTCTTTGCAACCCTTTACACTTGTCATTTCTGTGTTTATTATGGGAAGAGAAGCAAGCGATACCAGCTTTAACTACCAATGTGTATTCTGAAATCTTAGAATGCATTTTAATGAGATATTGTCATAAGAAAGATATAGAACTAAACAATGGAAATGTACCAACACATCTAAAGGATGAAGTTACAAAGCTTGCTTCACTTGCTTATTCAGTCTATTCAAAGGGAGAGATGATGTTAGATGGAGAAAAAATCCAGTCTCCAATAATACAGTCCTTAGGGTTGTTAGTGAGAGATACAGGAATGTCAAGGATAAAGTTACAAAATCTGTGTTTTTTCTACCACAAGACATGGTTAGAGTATTTTACTGCTCTTCATGTCCATAATCTTGTGAAGGAACCTAGCTGTGATGTAGAGTCTGTAATTGGCAGTGTGAAAGATTATAATCAGGTTGTTCTTTTTCTAGCAGGATTCTTAAAAGACAAAGCTACAGTCTTACTGGAGATGTTAGGAAGGGAGATGTTAACAAAGTCTTATCAGGGATATTATGATATCACTGAAATGCTTTCTTTTCTCCTAAAGTGTGCATATGAAGCTTGTATTGATGTAAAGCTTTTGTCACAGTTCATACCTAATAATCTTGTAATGTATGATTCTCCATTGAAAGATCACTATGATGATACAGGAATTTCACTACGCAATCATGTCAAAGACAGAAATCAATTAGGCTATGTGGATAGTAGAGTTATTCCAGTGTGTACTATATGTACCATCAAAAAGATTACCAATAGCTATAATGATAGTGAACCACCTTTTACACTTAGTGTGGATGGTGATCTATCACCGGAAATGACAGAGAAactaattacatgtagtattacaAACTTCAGATGCATATGTCGTACCACAAAGTCTATTCAAGCATTGGCTAGAACAGTCGAGAAGTGTCaccacttgaaatgtttgatgctTTACTGTACCATCAATATGTATGAGGCAGATCACGAGAAGAAATGTGATGCAATCAGAAATCTGTTTAGAAGTATCAGTTTGAATGGCCATATTCACGCATTTCATTACACCCTATTTTTAAAAGGGCCGTATATTGGAAAATATAGTATTTGCCCTTTACCTTTGACAGAGCTCATTGAGAAAGGACCAAAGGCTGTGTCAGTAGTATTGATACCAAGAATGCATTCCATGTTGTCTACAGTGCAGTCAGCAACTGACTCATCTTCTACCTTTCGTTTGCAACCATCACTTCATGacttatgtaaatttgtaacaCAAAGTAAGCAAACAAAAAGATTTACATTCTATTTTTATAACaagttttttttggggggtcaGAACACTCGTTTGATTCAGTTAATGAATGCATTGGAATGTGCAAGTAAAACTTTTACATCTATTGGGCTAGGAGGAAATCTTGAACATTTACAGCATGAACCTTATTTTATAAGAGCATTGACTGGAAATGACAGAATAACCAATTTAGACCTACGTGTATGCATAAACTATTCATATGTCCCTGATCTCATCAGAAATACCAAGTATTTGCAGTTATTGAATGTACATTTACCTCAAAACAATGACTTTGTTACGGTTGAACATTATCAGCTGCTTGAAGAAATAGTACAAGCTGTCAGAGGTGATACAAATATTCTGAGAAATATAACATTTGTATTGCCACATATTTCTAAGCTTCACCTTGACAAATTCCTAAACCAATTAATTAGTAAATCAGATAGGTTTACAAGTACGATGTTGAGGTCTGTTACAGTGGAAATACCCTTAAAATACAGGCATGATAAAGACATAGTTGTAACATATCTCCAGAATCTGTGTTCACAAAGCCAATATGTTAGTATGAATGTTACAGATTCAGTTAAAGTTAATAAGCAAAGGTCATTCCTACGATATACTGAAGGATCATTATTTTCACGGGAAACAACACTAAAGATTGTCATTGCAATGCGAACCAAGGATGACTAA